The Theileria equi strain WA chromosome 2 map unlocalized gcontig_1105316255037, whole genome shotgun sequence genomic sequence ATATCTTAAAAATAATCTAGAAATGCATCTTCTCTATTCGTTTACATATTTCGGTGTGCTTTGTCTATTCTCATTGCAACATACACTCTCCATAAGAATTACTCCACACTCCCTTTCCACAATATATCCACAAGATCCCCTGAAGAAACCAAGATGTGGGTCCCATTTTTTCAAAGGTTTGTCCAATTATGTAAGGCAAGCAGTTAATATTGCAAAGGTGTGTTATTTCGGTAGTTATAACATTTTATAGCTTGAGCTCTACGTAGATGATGTGAATGTTATGCTAAAATGTGAGAACAAAAAGGAAAGACTTCTAATAGTTTTGGAGTACGGTGATGCCTTTGATAGAAATTTTAGTTTGAATAAAACAGAAGATGGGAATAGCATTCGTATGAATAATAGCGATAAGGTGCTGCTTCCAGAGGAACTTTTATCACTCTTGTTGGATGAAAACGTACGAGTACCTTGGCAATTTATTATCCAAAAGGTGCATAGAGTCACCCAACTTGGTAGACCATTAACTCACACTTGCGTTCAAAGTACCGTAGACGATTTTTTCTCTGCAAGAAATAGCCACAACGAACGGATTTCATGTGCATCCTTTGACTTTAGGGCACAGGATaatttcatttttattccaaaatggatgatgaaaagtttaaaTATCAGGTACTAATTTTTTACTTATAAAACTTCCATATAGGCCGTATGATATTATATATCTATCTCACATACAACTGCTAGATGCTACATATGTAAAGATCATGCCGATGGAAAAAGAATTTTTCGACCTCAAGGAACCGAAACTTATTTTGGAACAGCACCTTAAACACTATTCTACACTTACAAGGGGGGCTATAATACCGATAAGTCACAAAAACAGATTATATAACTTAAAAGTAGTGTCCATAAATACTGAAAAGAAGCAAAATATTGAGTGTGCTTCTATACAAGATATAGATGTAGCTGTAGATTTGGTTAGAGCTATTTAAACGTTCGATAGACACAATAGACAGACCgattctacatttttaatgcGATAATCACAATGGTATTTTTCAACTGTATTTTTAAGTAATATTGCATAATTTATTATCTTTATTTGGCAACATTCATGCGATACATGTCCACAAAAAAAGTGCAGAATTTTATTTCCACCCGGGTTTTTCATAATATCAACATTCTCGATTCCTTTGACTAATATATGTATtattttggagaatttatcacaatcgaaaaatcttGCGTCTATTGAACGGCAAAGAAAACATCTGCTATATCTCTTGACTGCATTTAGCTTTGTAGAATTTGTAGGTTTAAAATCACTATAGAACACCATTCCACGATCTTTTATGTTCATAAAAGAATTTTTCAAGTGTTTTAAATTAGATCTAAAGAGTTGGCTTTTAATCAACGCAATTTCGTTACAGAATACCGCTGTTCTTATAAGGCTATATTTACTATAGTGTTCATTgtcaaaaaatcttatgCATTTGTGTAACATTTCGTTTGATCTACGTCCTCCAAATGTTTTCTTTAAAGTTAGAGaaaacttttccaaaaaagaCACACTGCCGTATTTATTATATGTTTCATATCCTAGTATTACAGAAAACATTAAGATTTCCATAGTTTTCTCTGGTGGACTCCCTAACAACGACAGCAAGTATGCCTTGGCAGCATATAACTCAGATAAGTTTCTCATTACATTGCAACTATCTGTATTTCCATTGTGTAGATATAAAGTCATCTCATGCGTTGCATTTTTTAACGAGGTAGTACAGCCAGATATGAGATCCATATTATCCTTTAACACATTTTCGGCAGATTTTATGAAGGAAATAATTTcatctgcattttttgTGGCTAAGTTTTTAATATACAGAGGGTAAAGTTCTAGTGGCAACATACCTCCGCTGTACAGCATCTGTAAATACGATAACAGAAATTCTTCATTTCCCTTCAACATTTCAACTACAGTCTCGATACACTGTGATGATTTTGAGGATTCAAGTTCAAAAATTCTGTTCGCCTCATTTGAATCTATTGAATATAACAAATACGCATTTCGGAATATAGTCTTGGGATTTTGACTCATATCATAAGTCATTTTTGCTATATTAAATACCAGGGGAGATTTtgaatggaggaagaatataaagctTTGTTCATAGTATCCACAATTATACAAC encodes the following:
- a CDS encoding signal peptide containing protein (encoded by transcript BEWA_043320A), which translates into the protein MHLLYSFTYFGVLCLFSLQHTLSIRITPHSLSTIYPQDPLKKPRCGSHFFKGLSNYVRQAVNIAKLELYVDDVNVMLKCENKKERLLIVLEYGDAFDRNFSLNKTEDGNSIRMNNSDKVLLPEELLSLLLDENVRVPWQFIIQKVHRVTQLGRPLTHTCVQSTVDDFFSARNSHNERISCASFDFRAQDNFIFIPKWMMKSLNIRPYDIIYLSHIQLLDATYVKIMPMEKEFFDLKEPKLILEQHLKHYSTLTRGAIIPISHKNRLYNLKVVSINTEKKQNIECASIQDIDVAVDLVRAI